One part of the Tolypothrix sp. NIES-4075 genome encodes these proteins:
- the pstS gene encoding phosphate ABC transporter substrate-binding protein PstS → MIFSISGLNRAVSTSLVTAAVAFSPIFGAIASAVTLNGAGATFPAPLYEKYAREVTKTIPDLKINYQAIGSGGGVNQTIAGTVDFGASDAAMSDAEISKVKQGVILVPTAGGAVSVVYNAPGVNSLKLSRTTLPAIFSGQITQWNDPKIKADNPGVNLPNQPIKTVVRADGSGTTFIFTDHLSAISPYFKGRIGVSKSPKWLTNSLKGKGNPGVAALVARTPGSIGYVEYQYAKSANLKSAEVQNKAGQFVAPSLQTANAALSNVQFPSNYRVFVSDPGQGYPIVGMTWIMIYKSYKDPAKAKAVKSLVQWILTKGQDINDDLNYTRIPSGVAGQVINTVNSNVK, encoded by the coding sequence ATGATTTTTTCTATCAGTGGATTGAATCGTGCTGTTAGTACTTCATTGGTAACAGCAGCTGTTGCATTTAGTCCAATTTTTGGGGCGATCGCTTCTGCTGTAACTTTAAATGGTGCGGGAGCAACCTTTCCGGCACCGCTTTATGAAAAATATGCCCGTGAAGTTACAAAAACCATCCCAGACCTAAAAATTAACTATCAAGCAATTGGTAGCGGTGGTGGTGTCAACCAAACAATTGCCGGCACAGTTGACTTTGGTGCAAGCGATGCAGCAATGAGCGATGCTGAGATATCCAAAGTCAAGCAAGGTGTCATTTTAGTACCTACCGCAGGTGGTGCAGTTTCCGTTGTTTACAACGCTCCTGGTGTCAATAGCCTCAAATTATCTCGCACTACACTTCCAGCAATTTTTTCTGGTCAAATTACCCAATGGAACGACCCGAAAATCAAAGCTGATAACCCAGGAGTTAATCTCCCAAATCAACCAATTAAAACTGTTGTTCGTGCCGATGGTAGCGGTACAACCTTCATTTTTACAGACCATTTGAGTGCTATCAGTCCTTATTTTAAAGGTAGAATTGGTGTTAGCAAATCGCCGAAATGGTTGACAAATAGCCTCAAAGGTAAAGGAAACCCAGGTGTAGCAGCTTTAGTAGCTCGCACTCCCGGTTCTATTGGTTATGTTGAATATCAATACGCTAAATCAGCTAACCTGAAATCAGCAGAAGTGCAAAACAAAGCGGGACAATTTGTTGCTCCTTCTTTACAGACTGCAAATGCAGCTTTGTCAAATGTACAATTTCCTAGCAATTACCGCGTTTTTGTATCAGATCCAGGACAAGGTTATCCTATCGTGGGAATGACTTGGATTATGATTTACAAGAGCTACAAAGACCCAGCTAAAGCGAAAGCTGTCAAGAGCTTGGTTCAGTGGATTCTCACAAAAGGTCAAGATATCAACGATGACCTCAATTACACCCGAATTCCTAGTGGTGTAGCAGGTCAAGTGATTAATACTGTTAACAGCAATGTTAAATAG
- a CDS encoding response regulator transcription factor — MDILIVEDELEIAKLIQLSLEKEGFSCRISRDGISGLRMFQEQPPDLIILDLMIPGLDGLEVCARIRQNWSVKDPYILMLTAKGEEIDRVIGLSTGADDYMVKPFSPRELVARVRALLRRSLRQGGQNQVYRTQNFLVDVEQRTASRQKNSQELEILDLTSLEFNLLSTFVSNPGRVWNRSQLIDKLWGDNFFGDERVVDTHVARLRKKIEKDQAHPSFIKTVVGVGYKFEDAPVV; from the coding sequence ATGGACATTTTAATTGTCGAAGATGAACTAGAAATCGCTAAATTAATCCAACTTTCTTTAGAAAAAGAAGGATTTTCCTGTCGCATTAGTCGCGATGGTATAAGCGGCTTAAGGATGTTTCAAGAGCAACCACCAGATTTAATCATCCTAGATTTAATGATTCCTGGTTTGGATGGGCTGGAAGTTTGTGCGAGAATTCGCCAGAACTGGAGTGTAAAAGATCCTTATATTTTAATGCTCACCGCCAAAGGCGAGGAAATTGATCGCGTAATTGGCTTATCTACTGGTGCTGATGATTACATGGTCAAACCATTCAGCCCTAGAGAGTTAGTTGCTAGAGTCAGAGCGCTATTACGGCGTAGTCTCCGCCAAGGGGGACAAAATCAGGTGTACCGTACACAAAATTTTCTCGTAGATGTAGAGCAGCGCACTGCCAGCCGCCAAAAAAATTCTCAGGAATTGGAAATTTTGGACTTAACTAGCCTTGAATTTAACTTATTAAGCACCTTTGTCAGCAATCCGGGTCGAGTTTGGAACCGCAGCCAGCTAATTGACAAACTTTGGGGTGATAACTTTTTTGGTGATGAGCGGGTGGTAGATACTCATGTTGCTCGCTTGCGGAAAAAAATTGAAAAAGACCAAGCTCACCCTAGTTTTATTAAAACTGTTGTTGGAGTAGGCTATAAATTTGAAGATGCCCCTGTGGTTTAG
- a CDS encoding HhoA/HhoB/HtrA family serine endopeptidase — protein sequence MQNQPQDKDNFNAYSQKTSNAAPWKKTAFNLSLVLLGSGMTFAGGYLASHQQDISQSASKLAVSPVNAAPPIPASTDPNFITGVVQNVGTAVVRIESSRTVKTQLPEEFNDPAFRRFFGSQLPTSPENRVQRGTGSGFIIGADGRILTNAHVVDGADTVKVILKDGRSFQGKVMGKDELTDVAVVKIQAENLPTVKLGNSDQLQPGQWAIAIGNPLGLDNTVTTGIISATGRTSNQIGAPDRRVQYIQTDAAINPGNSGGPLLNARGEVIGMNTAIIQGAQGLGFAIPINTAQHISQQLISTGKVQHPYLGIQMQALTPELKQNINSDPNSGLTVNEDKGVLVVKVVPNSPAATSGIRAGDVIEKLNGQSVADSASIQQAVENSQIGADVRLELRRNGQKINLSVRPGAFPEQQTQ from the coding sequence ATGCAAAACCAACCACAAGACAAAGATAATTTTAACGCTTATTCTCAAAAAACCTCTAACGCTGCACCTTGGAAGAAAACAGCTTTTAATCTATCGTTGGTGCTGCTGGGATCGGGTATGACATTTGCCGGCGGTTATTTGGCATCGCACCAGCAAGACATATCTCAAAGCGCATCTAAGTTGGCAGTGAGTCCGGTAAATGCTGCCCCTCCAATACCTGCTTCTACAGATCCTAATTTTATCACCGGGGTTGTGCAAAACGTCGGTACAGCGGTAGTACGAATTGAGTCTTCCCGAACTGTAAAAACCCAGTTACCAGAAGAATTTAACGATCCAGCTTTCCGACGCTTCTTTGGATCTCAACTACCAACTTCACCAGAAAACCGGGTGCAACGGGGTACCGGCTCTGGTTTCATTATCGGTGCTGATGGTCGCATTTTGACCAATGCCCATGTGGTGGATGGCGCAGATACGGTAAAGGTTATACTCAAAGATGGGCGCAGCTTCCAAGGTAAGGTGATGGGTAAAGATGAGTTAACAGATGTCGCTGTTGTCAAGATTCAAGCAGAGAATTTGCCGACAGTGAAATTGGGTAACTCAGATCAGCTACAACCAGGACAATGGGCGATCGCGATCGGTAATCCTCTCGGTCTTGACAATACCGTAACTACCGGCATCATCAGCGCTACCGGACGCACTAGCAATCAAATTGGCGCTCCCGACCGCCGAGTACAGTATATTCAAACAGATGCCGCAATTAACCCAGGTAACTCTGGTGGACCTCTGCTGAATGCCCGTGGCGAGGTAATTGGCATGAATACAGCTATAATTCAAGGAGCGCAAGGATTAGGTTTTGCGATTCCGATCAATACAGCGCAACACATTTCTCAGCAACTCATCAGTACAGGCAAAGTACAACATCCTTATCTGGGAATTCAGATGCAGGCTTTGACACCTGAGTTAAAGCAAAACATCAACTCAGATCCCAATAGCGGTTTGACCGTGAATGAAGATAAAGGTGTGTTAGTCGTTAAAGTTGTGCCTAACTCACCAGCTGCAACATCGGGAATACGTGCTGGTGATGTAATCGAAAAGCTAAATGGTCAATCAGTTGCCGATTCTGCCAGCATACAACAAGCAGTAGAAAATAGTCAAATCGGAGCTGATGTGCGCCTAGAATTGCGTCGCAACGGGCAGAAAATCAATTTATCTGTGCGTCCTGGTGCTTTCCCTGAGCAACAAACGCAATAG
- a CDS encoding TauD/TfdA dioxygenase family protein — protein MNIKTHPISDKIGQQIINVDNTSIFKLDLEEIISLFKFYGVLLFRGFEANADIFKEFSNLLSTDFINYAGGAFARRVINGDNTLLSVNDYQFEIKLHGEMYYQKNIPLLVWFFCANPASQNGETTVCDGRQFFHEISSSTKELFRKKKLKFTVCMNKDEWRKKYQTDDLNKLGEMCKSNNTYLKVNENQSIVLEYVCPAIIPSRCGKYQVFINSLLPTKQLNPEVLIFDDNSEIPDDVVSELNEIAERLTTEISWAKGDILMIDNTRILHGRRAFSDEKRDIYIRLCAPAFPF, from the coding sequence ATGAATATTAAGACACACCCAATATCAGATAAGATAGGTCAACAAATTATTAATGTAGATAATACTAGTATTTTCAAACTAGATTTAGAAGAAATTATTAGTCTATTTAAATTTTACGGTGTCTTACTTTTTAGAGGATTTGAAGCTAACGCCGACATTTTTAAAGAATTTAGCAATTTATTAAGTACCGATTTTATAAATTATGCTGGAGGAGCCTTCGCTAGAAGGGTAATTAATGGAGATAATACTCTTTTAAGTGTAAACGATTATCAGTTTGAAATTAAGTTGCACGGAGAAATGTACTATCAGAAGAATATTCCACTTTTGGTGTGGTTTTTTTGTGCTAATCCTGCATCACAAAATGGTGAAACAACAGTGTGTGATGGCAGACAATTTTTTCATGAAATCAGTAGTTCAACCAAAGAATTATTTAGGAAAAAAAAGCTAAAATTCACCGTTTGTATGAATAAAGACGAGTGGCGCAAAAAATACCAAACTGATGACTTAAATAAATTAGGAGAGATGTGTAAAAGCAATAATACTTACCTAAAAGTCAACGAAAATCAATCGATTGTTCTTGAATACGTTTGCCCAGCAATCATTCCTAGCAGATGTGGCAAATATCAGGTTTTTATTAATAGTCTATTGCCAACAAAGCAGTTAAATCCAGAGGTTCTTATCTTTGATGATAATTCCGAAATTCCTGATGATGTTGTTTCTGAACTGAATGAAATCGCTGAGAGATTAACCACGGAGATATCTTGGGCAAAAGGGGATATTTTAATGATTGACAATACAAGGATACTTCATGGTAGAAGAGCTTTTTCTGATGAAAAAAGAGATATTTATATCAGGCTATGTGCCCCAGCTTTTCCATTTTGA
- a CDS encoding LabA-like NYN domain-containing protein, translating to MTITTFNKETNQDKILKEKPRRQGQRLMNTGVESENTNKPNTSADQLICNSSNRGRVAIFIDGSNLFHTALQLGIEIDYAKLLCHLTQDARLLRAFFYSGMERGNDKQQGFLFWMRRNGYRVVTKELISLPDGSKKSNLDVEIAVDMITLSPYYDTAVLVGGHGDLAYAVNALSYKGVRVEVVSLRGISSDSLIDVADCFIDLDSIKQYIQKDPHSGYNYRSLSNSSL from the coding sequence ATGACTATTACTACTTTTAACAAAGAAACAAATCAAGATAAAATACTTAAGGAGAAACCACGTAGGCAAGGGCAACGCCTTATGAACACTGGTGTCGAAAGTGAAAACACCAATAAACCAAATACTTCAGCTGACCAATTGATTTGCAATAGCTCAAATCGCGGTCGAGTGGCGATTTTTATTGATGGCTCAAACTTATTTCATACAGCTTTGCAACTCGGCATTGAAATTGACTATGCTAAATTACTCTGCCATTTAACTCAAGATGCAAGATTATTGCGTGCTTTCTTTTACAGTGGAATGGAGCGCGGCAATGACAAGCAACAGGGTTTTCTCTTCTGGATGCGTCGCAATGGTTATCGCGTAGTCACCAAAGAGCTAATTTCGCTTCCGGATGGTTCTAAAAAATCAAATCTGGATGTAGAAATTGCTGTAGATATGATAACTTTATCACCTTACTACGATACTGCGGTCTTAGTCGGTGGACATGGAGATTTAGCTTATGCGGTTAATGCTTTGAGCTACAAAGGAGTTCGGGTTGAAGTCGTCAGCTTGCGCGGAATCAGTAGCGACAGCTTGATTGATGTTGCTGACTGCTTCATTGACCTCGATAGCATTAAACAATATATTCAAAAAGATCCTCATTCTGGCTATAATTACCGATCGCTCTCAAACTCCAGCCTTTAA
- a CDS encoding sugar ABC transporter permease has product MATTSNVQVTISLSDPDLDDQELQAEVENLLPQVREVDGVEEADLVAVTETPRSAKALGGFLWGVLSAEVKPANVKALFGFLSDRFGNKPIKLALKTPDGREINLEAGSRKEFEFAMQQAQDFLNNTKNTSDSKDGEDSTTDRG; this is encoded by the coding sequence ATGGCAACCACATCTAATGTTCAGGTGACAATTTCCTTATCAGATCCGGATTTAGATGACCAAGAGTTGCAAGCAGAAGTGGAAAATTTGCTACCGCAGGTTAGAGAGGTGGATGGGGTAGAAGAAGCAGATTTAGTGGCAGTTACAGAAACCCCGCGAAGTGCAAAGGCTTTGGGGGGTTTTTTGTGGGGGGTGTTAAGTGCAGAAGTTAAACCAGCCAACGTAAAAGCTTTGTTTGGATTTTTGAGCGATCGCTTCGGCAACAAACCAATTAAGCTGGCACTTAAAACTCCTGACGGCAGAGAAATCAACTTAGAAGCGGGTAGTCGCAAAGAGTTTGAATTCGCTATGCAGCAAGCGCAGGATTTTCTCAACAATACCAAAAATACATCAGATAGTAAAGATGGCGAAGATAGCACTACTGATCGGGGTTAG
- a CDS encoding DUF1003 domain-containing protein has translation MRQPKWMRPRVSKEEFQMLQRLRDRSPARHPPKSKMTMGDRVADTVASTVGSWRFIIVQSILLSFWILLNVIATIKHWDPYPFILLNLMLSFQAAYTAPIIMMSQNRQSTIDRERAEHDYQVNVKAELEVELLQDKMNILREVEILELSQLVKDQQQRLQRIEELLLQRLDAITTSKDENDLNSSRSHQESNPD, from the coding sequence ATGCGTCAGCCAAAATGGATGCGTCCTCGCGTTAGTAAAGAAGAATTTCAGATGCTGCAACGGTTGCGCGATCGCTCCCCCGCACGACATCCTCCTAAAAGTAAGATGACGATGGGCGATCGCGTAGCTGATACTGTAGCTTCTACAGTCGGCTCTTGGCGATTTATCATTGTTCAAAGTATCCTGCTCTCGTTTTGGATTCTTCTCAACGTTATTGCCACAATTAAGCATTGGGACCCTTATCCCTTCATTTTGCTTAACCTGATGCTGTCATTTCAAGCAGCATACACCGCACCAATTATTATGATGAGTCAAAATCGGCAGTCTACGATTGATCGAGAGCGTGCTGAACATGACTATCAGGTGAATGTCAAAGCCGAACTAGAAGTTGAGTTGCTGCAAGACAAAATGAATATTTTACGCGAAGTGGAAATTCTTGAACTGTCGCAATTGGTGAAAGACCAGCAACAGCGACTGCAACGAATCGAGGAGTTATTATTACAAAGATTAGATGCAATTACAACATCTAAAGATGAAAACGATCTTAATTCTTCGCGATCGCACCAGGAATCAAATCCTGATTGA
- a CDS encoding sensor histidine kinase: protein MRWQKTKSLPLASRLFFSHLVVMMVGVGSFVVISKVSSPRFFVLHLEKLEHRGYDLIDVRTDLVDGFEFAWRRSTLWSVLVGTTAAGGLSYWVSKRIMQQLTEIEQITQKIAAGQLDERLPLSGIPELNRLGASLNRMAASLEGVEARRRELIGDMTHELRTPLTVVRGYLEELADGGIKPTPEIYQRLTKETKRLERLVNDLQELSKAEAGYLPVNIQPMNLRPLLESLVEKFADQLLEDGPVLRLECPSQLPFVLADIDRTEQILVNLLGNAVRYTPTGSIIIRVWTEESKLWIAVIDTGIGIAASDLPHVFERFWRTDTSRDRHSGGTGIGLTISRSLVELQGGQIEVESELGSGSTFRFSLPLA, encoded by the coding sequence ATGCGCTGGCAAAAGACTAAATCTTTGCCTTTAGCATCGCGCCTATTTTTCTCCCACCTAGTAGTGATGATGGTGGGGGTAGGTAGTTTTGTGGTTATCAGCAAAGTTTCTTCACCCCGCTTTTTTGTTCTGCACTTAGAAAAACTAGAACATCGAGGATACGACTTAATCGATGTCCGTACTGATTTGGTTGATGGATTTGAATTTGCTTGGCGACGAAGTACTCTCTGGTCAGTTTTGGTGGGGACTACAGCTGCTGGGGGATTGAGTTACTGGGTTTCCAAACGAATTATGCAGCAGTTGACGGAAATTGAACAAATCACTCAAAAGATTGCTGCCGGTCAGCTTGATGAAAGACTACCCTTGTCTGGTATTCCCGAACTGAATCGACTGGGTGCTAGTTTAAACCGAATGGCAGCAAGTTTGGAAGGAGTAGAAGCGCGGCGTCGAGAATTAATTGGAGACATGACCCATGAACTGCGAACACCTCTAACAGTTGTGCGCGGTTACTTAGAAGAACTTGCCGATGGCGGAATTAAGCCGACTCCTGAGATTTATCAACGCTTAACAAAAGAAACTAAGCGTTTAGAAAGGTTAGTCAACGATTTGCAAGAACTTTCTAAAGCAGAAGCTGGTTATTTGCCAGTTAATATCCAACCAATGAATCTGCGTCCGTTATTAGAGTCATTAGTGGAGAAATTTGCCGACCAGTTGCTAGAAGATGGTCCAGTTCTGCGTTTAGAATGTCCCTCACAGTTGCCTTTTGTTTTGGCGGATATTGACCGCACAGAACAAATTTTGGTTAACCTGCTGGGAAATGCGGTGCGTTATACTCCCACAGGTTCGATTATTATTCGCGTTTGGACTGAAGAATCAAAACTTTGGATTGCAGTTATTGATACAGGTATTGGGATTGCCGCATCCGATTTACCTCATGTGTTTGAGCGCTTTTGGCGAACCGATACTTCACGCGATCGCCATTCTGGAGGAACCGGTATTGGTTTAACTATCTCCCGCAGTTTGGTCGAACTGCAAGGCGGTCAAATTGAAGTAGAAAGCGAACTCGGGTCTGGGAGTACGTTTCGTTTTTCGCTGCCTTTAGCTTGA
- a CDS encoding MotA/TolQ/ExbB proton channel family protein: MMRIYDILLAGGFVMFPLLVLSVVTFSCAVERCWFWFKLIIQEKQIVQEVLSAARVDLEKAEAIASRSQGLAIGRFLLAPLRLRKASPEIFHLAIKASSDKECVEMYKGDKVLESVMAIAPLLGILGTSAGLFTTFQHLRTGQVSSVHLSAVASGIAQALIASATGMSVAILALVFLRIFIIVRSRQIDYFCQVGSELELIYLEFWHESSTADVSIQGVSEKSNSKEQ; this comes from the coding sequence ATGATGAGAATATATGACATTTTACTGGCAGGTGGTTTTGTTATGTTTCCCCTGTTGGTTTTATCTGTTGTTACGTTTAGCTGTGCTGTAGAACGCTGTTGGTTCTGGTTTAAGCTAATTATCCAAGAAAAACAGATAGTGCAGGAAGTGTTGAGTGCAGCCAGGGTAGACTTAGAAAAGGCGGAAGCGATCGCTTCTCGTTCTCAAGGTTTAGCGATTGGTCGCTTTTTGTTAGCACCGCTAAGACTGCGGAAAGCTTCTCCAGAAATCTTTCACCTGGCAATCAAAGCATCATCTGATAAAGAATGTGTAGAGATGTATAAAGGTGATAAAGTACTCGAAAGCGTGATGGCGATCGCTCCATTGCTGGGTATATTAGGCACATCAGCTGGTCTATTCACCACCTTTCAGCATTTGAGAACTGGTCAGGTGAGCAGTGTTCATCTGTCTGCGGTTGCAAGTGGTATCGCTCAAGCGCTCATTGCCTCAGCAACTGGGATGAGTGTAGCGATTTTGGCTTTAGTGTTTTTGCGAATTTTTATAATTGTGCGATCGCGCCAAATTGACTATTTTTGTCAAGTAGGTAGCGAACTCGAACTAATTTATCTTGAATTTTGGCATGAATCTTCAACAGCCGATGTAAGCATTCAAGGAGTTAGCGAAAAGTCAAATAGTAAAGAACAGTAA
- a CDS encoding UbiD family decarboxylase codes for MARDLRGFIKILEEKGQLKRIYALVDPDLEIAEISNRMLQKGGPGLLFENVKGSPFAVAVNLMGTVERICWAMNMQHPLELENLGKKLAMLQQPKPPKKISQAIDFGKVLFDVLKAKPGRDFFPACQQVVIQGDDLDLNKLPLIRPYPGDAGKIITLGLVITKDCETGTPNVGVYRLQLQSNNTMTVHWLSVRGGARHLRKAAERGKKLEVAIALGVDPLIIMAAATPIPVDLSEWLFAGLYGGSGVSLAKCKTVDLEVPADSEFVLEGTITPGEVLPDGPFGDHMGYYGGVEDSPLIRFQCITHRKDPIYLTTFSGRPPKEEAMMAIALNRIYTPILRQQVSEIVDFFLPMEALSYKAAIISIDKAYPGQARRAALAFWSALPQFTYTKFVIVVDKDINIRDPRQVVWAISSKVDPTRDVFILPNTPFDTLDFASEKIGLGGRMGIDATTKIPPETEHEWGAPLESDADIAAMVERRWAEYGLADLQLGEVDPNLFGYDMR; via the coding sequence ATGGCAAGAGATTTACGGGGATTCATTAAAATTTTAGAAGAAAAGGGACAATTAAAGCGGATTTATGCGTTAGTTGACCCAGATTTAGAAATTGCGGAAATTTCTAACCGAATGCTGCAAAAGGGTGGTCCCGGACTGTTATTTGAGAATGTCAAAGGTTCACCGTTTGCAGTAGCGGTGAATTTGATGGGAACAGTGGAAAGGATATGTTGGGCAATGAATATGCAGCATCCCCTAGAGTTGGAAAATTTGGGGAAAAAGTTAGCGATGCTGCAACAACCAAAGCCACCAAAGAAGATTTCCCAAGCGATAGACTTTGGTAAAGTACTGTTTGATGTCCTCAAAGCGAAACCGGGACGCGATTTTTTCCCCGCTTGTCAGCAAGTTGTCATCCAAGGCGATGATTTAGACTTAAATAAGTTACCGTTGATACGTCCCTATCCCGGTGATGCTGGCAAGATTATCACGCTGGGGCTGGTAATTACAAAGGATTGCGAGACAGGTACGCCGAATGTGGGTGTGTATCGCTTGCAACTGCAATCTAATAACACGATGACGGTTCATTGGTTATCGGTGCGGGGTGGGGCAAGACATTTGCGAAAAGCTGCCGAACGTGGAAAGAAATTAGAAGTAGCGATCGCTCTGGGGGTAGATCCTTTAATCATCATGGCAGCTGCCACGCCGATTCCGGTAGACTTATCAGAATGGCTGTTTGCTGGACTTTACGGCGGTTCTGGGGTAAGTTTAGCCAAGTGTAAAACCGTAGATTTGGAAGTTCCCGCAGACTCAGAATTTGTGCTGGAAGGAACAATTACACCAGGGGAAGTTTTACCCGATGGTCCCTTTGGCGATCATATGGGATATTACGGTGGTGTGGAAGATTCGCCGTTAATTCGCTTTCAATGCATAACACACCGCAAAGATCCGATTTACTTAACAACATTTAGCGGTCGTCCACCGAAAGAAGAAGCAATGATGGCGATCGCACTCAATCGGATTTACACCCCCATTTTACGGCAACAAGTCTCAGAAATTGTAGACTTCTTCTTACCAATGGAAGCGCTATCTTACAAAGCGGCAATTATATCTATTGATAAAGCATATCCCGGACAAGCGCGACGGGCAGCTTTAGCGTTTTGGAGTGCTTTGCCACAATTCACATACACCAAATTTGTGATTGTTGTCGATAAAGATATAAATATTCGCGATCCCCGTCAAGTCGTGTGGGCAATTAGTTCTAAAGTAGATCCGACACGAGATGTATTTATTTTACCGAATACACCTTTTGATACTTTAGATTTTGCCAGCGAAAAAATCGGTTTAGGTGGAAGAATGGGAATTGATGCAACTACGAAGATTCCCCCAGAAACCGAACATGAATGGGGTGCCCCTTTAGAATCGGATGCAGATATAGCAGCGATGGTAGAAAGACGATGGGCAGAATATGGTTTAGCAGATTTGCAATTAGGAGAAGTAGATCCGAATTTGTTCGGGTACGATATGAGGTAA
- a CDS encoding SH3 domain-containing protein: protein MQKPQKNQASKLMMGLAISFISAIANTGIANQIVLAQATKQQKCDISVYVTDKDPQGLNVRNGASSNNRILGKVPGNETVQIVATSGSWAQIKNIGSGFKGTGWAYLPNLGISTRGYNTNGVNIYTTTNPTSRKLGRVPANTSVKLLGCQGQWAQVEYKGIKGWLARLDQCGAALTSCS from the coding sequence ATGCAAAAACCCCAGAAAAATCAAGCATCAAAGCTAATGATGGGATTAGCAATCAGTTTTATCAGTGCGATCGCCAATACTGGTATAGCTAATCAAATAGTCTTAGCGCAAGCAACCAAGCAACAAAAGTGTGATATTTCTGTTTATGTCACCGACAAAGATCCCCAAGGATTAAATGTGCGGAATGGCGCAAGTTCCAATAACAGAATTTTAGGAAAAGTACCTGGTAACGAAACAGTTCAAATTGTCGCTACTTCCGGAAGTTGGGCACAGATAAAGAATATCGGTAGCGGTTTTAAAGGAACTGGTTGGGCATATTTACCAAACTTAGGCATATCGACGCGGGGCTACAATACAAACGGCGTAAATATTTACACCACCACCAATCCAACAAGCCGTAAATTAGGCAGAGTTCCCGCTAATACCAGTGTTAAATTATTGGGCTGTCAGGGACAATGGGCGCAAGTCGAATATAAAGGTATTAAGGGTTGGTTGGCTAGGCTTGACCAATGTGGTGCAGCTCTTACCAGTTGTTCTTAA